A window from Candidatus Omnitrophota bacterium encodes these proteins:
- a CDS encoding sulfide/dihydroorotate dehydrogenase-like FAD/NAD-binding protein has translation MKILEKEVLVDSQGVRIVKITIRSPDIAAKAKAGQFVVLMVKEEGERIPLTVVKADAAKGTIVLIAQEAGLTTKLLGKAVPGDSLYSLVGPLGHPTEIKKYGKVILVGGGVGIAEILPVARAMKNAGNHVTVIIGSRAKELLILERDLKESSDEFIVMTDDGSYGRKGFVTEALKELLEKSKYDLVYAVGPIPMMRAVSMVTKASGVLTLVSLNAVMVDGTGMCGCCRVTVGKEVKFSCVDGPEFDASQVDWQELLSRNNIYSEKEKHICRLHGAG, from the coding sequence ATGAAGATACTCGAGAAGGAAGTTTTGGTAGATAGCCAGGGGGTGAGAATAGTGAAGATCACTATTCGGTCTCCGGATATCGCGGCGAAAGCAAAGGCAGGACAATTTGTCGTTCTGATGGTGAAGGAAGAGGGCGAGAGAATACCTCTGACTGTCGTGAAAGCAGATGCGGCAAAGGGTACCATCGTGCTTATCGCTCAGGAGGCAGGGCTTACTACGAAGCTATTAGGTAAGGCTGTCCCGGGAGATTCGCTCTATTCCCTTGTAGGCCCATTAGGCCATCCGACAGAAATAAAGAAATACGGTAAAGTTATTCTTGTAGGCGGCGGCGTTGGGATAGCGGAGATACTGCCTGTTGCCAGAGCTATGAAGAACGCAGGTAATCACGTGACCGTTATTATCGGTTCGCGCGCCAAAGAGCTTTTGATACTCGAGCGCGACCTGAAAGAATCTTCGGACGAGTTTATTGTCATGACCGACGATGGTTCATATGGCCGTAAGGGATTTGTTACCGAAGCGCTCAAAGAACTTCTCGAAAAATCAAAATACGATCTCGTTTACGCGGTAGGCCCGATACCCATGATGAGAGCGGTTTCCATGGTGACGAAAGCTTCGGGCGTTCTTACTCTGGTATCGCTCAATGCGGTAATGGTCGACGGTACCGGGATGTGCGGTTGTTGCAGGGTCACTGTCGGCAAAGAGGTGAAGTTCAGCTGTGTCGACGGCCCGGAGTTTGACGCAAGCCAGGTCGATTGGCAGGAACTTTTAAGCCGTAATAATATTTATTCCGAAAAAGAAAAACATATCTGTCGTCTTCATGGGGCGGGTTAA
- the gltA gene encoding NADPH-dependent glutamate synthase: MKKEPVKVREKSSAVRAKSFEEVVEGFSEAEALQEASRCIQCKDPKCTTGCPVGIDIRTFIRQVTEKDYDGAYFTIRQKNNFPSICGRVCPAEYQCRKACVFTKKAAPYASREAIGIHFIERFVGDHGARKGLQVKADGEGKHAQKKVAVVGSGPAGLCCAGELSRRGIKVVVFEGLHKTGGVLRYGIPPFRLPRNVLDFEIDSLKKLGVEIRTNTVIGKVKTIDELFAEGFSAIFLGLGAGIPSFLGIPGENLCNIYSANEFLTRVNLMSAHEFPKSHTPINIGKHIVVIGGGNTAMDAARIAIRLQHMNGITPDTTVLYRRTEVEMPARRLEIEHAKEEGVKFELLVKPEEFVGDDKKFVRNLRASRCELGEPDSSGRRKPTVIPGSSFEIDCDQAVIAIGLGANKILTGVTPQLTTDKYGDVVVDGKTMETSIKGVFAGGDIVGGEGTVIEAMGMAKKAAAAIIDYLDKAKK; this comes from the coding sequence ATGAAAAAAGAACCGGTTAAAGTAAGAGAAAAGAGCAGTGCGGTCAGGGCCAAGAGCTTCGAAGAAGTTGTGGAAGGTTTTTCGGAGGCGGAAGCCCTGCAGGAAGCCTCGCGTTGCATCCAGTGCAAGGATCCGAAATGCACCACCGGATGTCCGGTCGGGATCGATATCAGGACATTTATCAGGCAGGTAACGGAGAAAGATTACGACGGCGCGTATTTTACCATACGCCAGAAAAATAATTTCCCATCCATTTGTGGCAGGGTATGTCCCGCAGAATACCAGTGCCGCAAGGCATGCGTATTTACGAAGAAGGCGGCCCCTTACGCTTCCCGCGAAGCGATCGGTATTCATTTTATCGAGCGCTTCGTCGGTGATCACGGGGCTCGCAAAGGTCTGCAGGTAAAGGCTGACGGTGAAGGAAAGCACGCCCAGAAGAAAGTGGCCGTTGTCGGATCGGGTCCGGCGGGTTTGTGTTGCGCCGGAGAATTATCCAGACGTGGCATCAAAGTCGTGGTCTTCGAGGGGTTGCATAAAACCGGCGGGGTATTGCGCTATGGCATACCTCCTTTCAGGTTGCCGAGGAATGTCCTCGATTTCGAGATAGACTCCCTTAAAAAACTCGGAGTTGAAATAAGGACCAATACCGTCATAGGCAAGGTAAAGACGATCGACGAGCTTTTTGCCGAAGGATTTTCCGCCATATTCCTCGGTCTGGGCGCAGGGATTCCTTCTTTCCTGGGTATTCCAGGAGAGAACCTTTGTAATATTTATTCCGCGAATGAATTTTTAACCAGAGTAAATCTGATGTCCGCACATGAATTTCCCAAAAGCCACACCCCTATTAATATAGGTAAGCATATAGTCGTTATAGGCGGGGGGAATACCGCGATGGATGCGGCGCGTATCGCCATAAGGTTACAGCATATGAACGGGATAACCCCCGATACGACAGTTTTGTACCGGCGCACGGAAGTGGAGATGCCCGCTCGTCGGCTCGAGATAGAACATGCCAAAGAAGAGGGCGTTAAATTCGAGCTTTTGGTCAAGCCGGAAGAGTTCGTAGGTGATGACAAGAAGTTCGTCAGGAATCTGCGCGCTTCACGTTGTGAATTGGGAGAGCCCGACAGCAGTGGAAGACGCAAGCCGACGGTTATTCCGGGTAGTTCTTTTGAGATAGACTGCGATCAGGCAGTAATAGCTATAGGGTTGGGTGCCAACAAGATACTCACCGGCGTTACTCCACAACTGACCACGGATAAATACGGTGATGTGGTGGTGGATGGCAAGACGATGGAGACTTCCATTAAAGGGGTTTTCGCGGGTGGAGATATCGTAGGAGGTGAAGGGACGGTTATAGAAGCGATGGGGATGGCCAAAAAGGCGGCCGCCGCCATCATTGATTATCTGGACAAGGCAAAAAAATAA
- the gdhA gene encoding NADP-specific glutamate dehydrogenase translates to MKSYMEEIMDKVKSKNPGEPEFHQAVGEVVETLVPFLEKNKKYKDAKIIERMIEPERLIMFRVPWLNDKEEIQINRGYRIEMNSAIGPYKGGIRFHPSVNLSILKFLAFEQVLKNSLTTLPMGGAKGGSDFDPKGKSDNEVMKFCQAFMSELFRHIGPDTDVPAGDIGVGGREIGYMFGQYKKLTNEFTGVLTGKGLAWGGSLIRPEATGYGCVYFVEEMLKAKGDSLKGKVCAVSGSGNVAQYTVEKLLQLGAKVVTLSDSDGFIYDEGGIDHKELKCILDLKNVRRGRIKECAKEFKCEYFDKKRPWQVKCDVAFPSATQNEISGEDARMLVKNGCIAVGEGANMPTTPEGVAVFQKAKILFAPGKAANAGGVATSGLEMSQNSMRLSWTREEVDRRLHDIMIAIHENCVRYGKDGKYTDYVKGANIAGFVKVADAMIAQGLV, encoded by the coding sequence ATGAAGAGTTATATGGAAGAGATAATGGATAAGGTTAAAAGCAAAAATCCAGGGGAGCCGGAGTTTCATCAGGCGGTCGGGGAAGTCGTAGAAACCTTAGTCCCGTTCCTTGAAAAGAATAAAAAGTACAAAGATGCTAAAATCATCGAAAGAATGATCGAGCCGGAGAGGCTGATCATGTTCCGCGTGCCGTGGCTTAACGATAAAGAGGAGATCCAGATCAATCGCGGTTATCGTATCGAGATGAATAGCGCCATAGGGCCTTACAAAGGCGGCATACGGTTCCATCCCAGCGTAAACTTAAGCATTCTTAAGTTCCTTGCTTTCGAGCAGGTGCTGAAGAATAGCTTGACCACGCTTCCTATGGGCGGCGCGAAGGGCGGCTCCGATTTTGATCCAAAAGGAAAGTCCGATAACGAAGTGATGAAGTTCTGCCAGGCGTTCATGAGTGAACTCTTCAGGCATATCGGGCCCGATACGGATGTTCCTGCCGGCGATATAGGAGTGGGCGGCCGCGAGATCGGATACATGTTCGGCCAATACAAGAAGCTGACGAATGAATTTACCGGCGTTCTTACCGGCAAGGGGTTAGCGTGGGGCGGCAGTCTTATACGCCCGGAAGCCACCGGGTACGGATGTGTCTATTTTGTCGAAGAGATGTTGAAGGCAAAAGGGGATTCTCTCAAAGGCAAAGTCTGCGCGGTATCAGGATCGGGTAACGTTGCCCAATATACGGTTGAGAAATTGCTTCAGTTGGGCGCGAAGGTCGTGACCCTTTCCGACTCGGACGGGTTCATCTACGACGAGGGCGGTATCGATCATAAGGAATTGAAATGCATCCTGGATCTGAAGAATGTCCGTCGCGGCCGTATCAAAGAATGCGCCAAGGAGTTCAAGTGCGAATATTTCGACAAGAAGAGGCCATGGCAGGTAAAGTGCGACGTGGCTTTCCCTTCGGCGACCCAGAATGAGATCTCCGGCGAAGACGCCAGGATGCTCGTGAAGAACGGTTGCATAGCGGTAGGCGAAGGCGCCAATATGCCGACTACTCCCGAGGGAGTGGCTGTGTTCCAGAAAGCCAAGATACTGTTTGCGCCCGGGAAAGCGGCTAACGCCGGCGGCGTGGCTACGTCCGGACTTGAGATGAGCCAGAATAGCATGAGGTTGTCATGGACGCGCGAAGAAGTCGACAGGCGGCTTCACGACATCATGATAGCTATTCACGAAAATTGTGTTCGTTATGGCAAAGACGGTAAGTACACCGATTATGTAAAGGGTGCGAACATCGCCGGGTTTGTGAAGGTAGCAGATGCCATGATAGCGCAGGGGCTGGTCTAA
- a CDS encoding TetR/AcrR family transcriptional regulator — MNKCSIIEKYNRKDTAMATIDRKERDKQLRKTDILKAAESVFASKGYHDATIQDIAKVAQYGTGTVYLYFKDKNALYFSLLEEKIKSLAKTVQEKIKDIKDARKKLEVFIQESLIFFEQNQSFFRIYMLEKSSLQLIVGKEASESFASIEYLTDYVEDIIRLAQKQEVIRKDCNASEVADVLTSIMGSMIINWTKTKSGNAGNLIDKAGFIFNMFLNGVGKK, encoded by the coding sequence ATGAATAAATGTTCAATTATTGAAAAATACAACCGGAAGGATACGGCAATGGCTACTATCGATAGGAAGGAAAGAGATAAGCAACTACGGAAGACGGATATCTTAAAGGCGGCGGAATCTGTATTCGCGTCCAAAGGGTATCACGACGCGACTATACAGGATATCGCCAAAGTGGCCCAGTACGGGACCGGAACAGTTTATCTGTATTTCAAGGATAAGAACGCGCTATATTTTTCTCTCCTGGAGGAAAAAATAAAGAGTTTGGCGAAAACGGTGCAGGAAAAGATAAAGGATATTAAGGATGCCAGAAAGAAGCTGGAGGTTTTTATACAGGAGAGCCTCATCTTTTTCGAACAGAACCAGAGTTTCTTCCGTATATATATGCTTGAAAAAAGTTCCCTCCAGCTGATAGTGGGGAAGGAGGCTTCCGAATCCTTCGCGTCGATAGAATATCTTACGGATTACGTTGAGGATATCATCAGGTTGGCGCAAAAGCAGGAAGTCATAAGAAAAGATTGCAACGCCTCGGAAGTCGCGGATGTATTGACGTCGATCATGGGTTCTATGATTATAAATTGGACGAAAACGAAATCGGGTAACGCGGGCAATCTAATCGACAAGGCCGGTTTTATTTTTAACATGTTCTTAAACGGTGTCGGCAAAAAATAA
- a CDS encoding TolC family protein, with translation MISRKMILSVLIVLISYSPFCAYGAESFGSLKEKSDRLLTIPEGISIVLKDSRLVKIEIAGKDMSFDDTLIALSPLLPHLSASISKTYNKYTPEMMFGAVAVPMGDRNPFSGGIDVYQTLFDFGKSISNYKASTEMLNARKASVESVKRTITLEFIVSYFDLLETEKMIAVAGKEVDSLTSYLNDMEHLYTQGVIVENDLLPAKVKLADAKQKLIASGNRREVVASAINTMLTMPLTEGIITQDVTGEVPALPELSDAWVCAEAKRPEILFFNKQIKSSALREQAKTVQNLPTVFVDGGYAYTQNQYMVHEDNAYVKLGAKMDLYDGGLTGAEIMKERNMNKQLHEQKSKIVEDIRYEVKRSFLGLKDAIEKMEVAKGALQQAEENLRFYRVKYNNGAATSTDVLEAINLQTKAETNYYSADYELKRCYAKLVYSTGNDLMSIYNKTEK, from the coding sequence ATGATTTCCAGGAAAATGATCCTATCGGTTCTGATTGTGCTGATTAGCTACTCTCCGTTTTGCGCTTACGGCGCGGAATCTTTTGGAAGTCTCAAAGAAAAGAGCGATAGGCTACTTACGATACCGGAGGGCATCTCCATAGTACTTAAAGACAGCCGGCTCGTAAAGATCGAAATAGCCGGCAAAGATATGTCTTTTGATGATACTCTTATAGCGCTATCTCCGCTACTACCCCATTTGAGCGCCAGTATTTCCAAGACGTATAATAAGTATACACCGGAAATGATGTTCGGAGCGGTAGCGGTGCCTATGGGCGATCGGAATCCGTTCTCCGGCGGCATCGATGTATATCAGACTCTATTCGATTTCGGCAAAAGCATTTCGAACTATAAAGCATCTACGGAAATGCTAAACGCTCGCAAGGCGAGCGTGGAAAGCGTGAAGAGGACAATAACGCTCGAGTTCATAGTTTCTTACTTCGATTTATTAGAGACGGAAAAAATGATCGCGGTGGCCGGCAAAGAAGTCGATAGCCTTACCTCTTACCTTAATGATATGGAGCACCTCTACACGCAGGGCGTTATTGTAGAGAATGACCTTTTGCCGGCGAAGGTGAAGCTTGCCGATGCCAAACAAAAACTCATAGCTTCCGGCAACAGGCGGGAGGTGGTCGCCTCCGCTATCAATACGATGCTCACCATGCCGCTTACAGAAGGCATAATCACTCAGGATGTTACGGGGGAGGTGCCGGCACTTCCCGAATTAAGTGATGCCTGGGTCTGCGCGGAAGCTAAAAGGCCGGAGATATTATTCTTTAATAAACAGATCAAGTCTTCCGCTTTAAGGGAACAGGCCAAGACGGTTCAGAACCTTCCTACCGTTTTTGTCGACGGCGGTTACGCTTATACGCAGAATCAATACATGGTTCACGAAGATAACGCGTACGTCAAGTTAGGCGCGAAGATGGATCTGTATGATGGCGGCCTGACCGGCGCGGAGATCATGAAAGAGCGCAACATGAACAAGCAACTTCACGAGCAGAAGAGTAAAATAGTCGAAGATATTCGATATGAGGTCAAACGTAGTTTTCTCGGATTAAAAGATGCTATTGAGAAAATGGAGGTTGCCAAGGGCGCTTTACAGCAGGCCGAAGAGAACCTGCGTTTTTACCGTGTCAAATACAATAACGGCGCCGCGACTTCGACGGATGTTCTCGAGGCTATCAATCTTCAGACCAAAGCCGAGACCAACTATTACAGCGCGGATTATGAGTTAAAACGCTGTTACGCGAAACTGGTATATTCTACAGGGAACGATTTGATGTCGATTTACAATAAAACGGAGAAATAG
- a CDS encoding HlyD family secretion protein — translation MAHKKSRKIFFIIAVTLIGGIFLARYVMGNFGYVSTDDAYVEGRIHSIASKIPGTVKLVNVTDNQIVSEGDVLIEIDPVDYELKVAEASANLDMRKAALEDAQCDKVRAEALYNEKVFPKERYENALTAFSLAKAQTDSAEAQMKIAQKNMDYTKICAPSGGYITKKSVEVGNQIQSAQPLLAVVPRDMWVVANFKETELAHMRPGQDVEIRVDAYPGHVLKGHVDSVQRGTGAKFSMFPPENAAGNFVKVVQRIPVKIVFDKEQDEKHPLSIGMSVVPKVKVR, via the coding sequence ATGGCACATAAAAAGAGCAGGAAGATATTTTTTATTATAGCAGTAACGCTGATCGGCGGCATATTTCTCGCGCGCTATGTCATGGGTAATTTCGGTTATGTCAGTACAGATGACGCTTATGTCGAAGGCAGGATCCACAGCATAGCATCGAAGATCCCCGGTACAGTCAAGTTAGTTAATGTTACAGATAATCAGATCGTCAGCGAAGGCGATGTTCTTATCGAGATCGACCCGGTAGATTACGAGCTCAAAGTTGCCGAGGCGTCGGCTAACCTTGATATGCGAAAGGCCGCTCTCGAAGACGCTCAGTGCGACAAAGTACGCGCGGAGGCGCTTTATAACGAAAAGGTATTCCCGAAAGAGCGCTATGAGAACGCGCTTACCGCGTTTAGCCTGGCGAAAGCCCAGACAGATTCCGCCGAGGCACAGATGAAGATCGCTCAGAAAAATATGGATTATACCAAGATATGCGCTCCGTCGGGCGGCTATATAACCAAAAAATCGGTAGAGGTGGGTAACCAGATACAGTCCGCGCAACCTCTGCTGGCGGTTGTTCCCAGAGATATGTGGGTAGTGGCGAATTTCAAAGAGACGGAATTGGCTCACATGCGCCCTGGACAGGACGTCGAGATACGGGTAGACGCTTATCCGGGTCATGTGCTGAAGGGGCATGTAGATAGTGTCCAGCGCGGCACCGGGGCCAAATTCAGCATGTTCCCTCCCGAGAACGCCGCGGGCAATTTTGTTAAAGTCGTCCAACGCATCCCGGTGAAGATAGTCTTCGATAAAGAACAGGATGAAAAACATCCTTTAAGCATAGGCATGTCCGTCGTTCCAAAAGTCAAGGTGCGTTGA
- a CDS encoding DHA2 family efflux MFS transporter permease subunit, producing MQKEVVLGNVEAHWRPSHNPWLICAAVMLATIIEVLDTTITNVAMPNIAGNLGVTTHEATWVLTSYLVANAIILPAAAWLGGFFGRKRLLISCIILFTVASLLCGFANSLGFLLFARVFQGLGGGALMPISQAVLLETFPKEKHGIAMAVFAVGVIVAPIVGPIIGGWLTDNYSWRWVFFINLPIGIIAVMMAKTFIEDPPYIKKEKTMIDYVGFSFMAIGLGALQIVLDKGQEVDWFQSPWLCKMSVLTCIALIVFVFWELRVKHPVVNFQILKDRNFSGGLIAATFIGASMYGIMTLMPLFYQTLLGYSAYLGGLASAVLGIGAFVSAIAVGILSRRFDGRIFFVLGMSILGVACFYMAGINLQIGIFSMLVPTIAIGFGISTAFVPLSVLAVGNLANKDMGNGSGLFNLMRNIGGSIGIAMTTTMLSRMSQVHQTFLVGHLTPYDAVYRQTSQAMGRGMGDGLIYQNLLRQSALLAYIDSFYSFGAMAILCAFTVFLFRKVKNTGMIAAH from the coding sequence ATGCAAAAAGAGGTAGTCCTCGGCAATGTCGAGGCCCACTGGCGCCCTTCGCATAATCCATGGCTGATCTGCGCCGCGGTTATGTTGGCGACCATCATCGAGGTTTTGGATACTACTATCACCAACGTTGCTATGCCGAACATCGCCGGCAACCTGGGGGTAACTACGCATGAAGCCACATGGGTGTTAACAAGCTACCTTGTGGCGAATGCGATAATTTTGCCGGCGGCCGCCTGGTTGGGCGGATTTTTCGGGAGGAAACGGCTACTTATAAGCTGTATTATTTTATTTACCGTAGCGTCTTTATTATGCGGTTTTGCCAATAGCCTGGGTTTTTTGCTTTTTGCCAGGGTTTTTCAAGGATTGGGCGGCGGCGCGTTGATGCCGATATCGCAAGCGGTATTGCTCGAGACTTTTCCCAAGGAGAAGCACGGTATCGCGATGGCGGTCTTCGCGGTTGGCGTTATCGTCGCGCCCATAGTGGGCCCGATCATAGGAGGGTGGCTTACCGATAATTATTCCTGGCGTTGGGTATTTTTTATCAATCTGCCTATAGGGATAATAGCTGTCATGATGGCCAAGACATTTATAGAGGATCCGCCGTATATTAAGAAGGAGAAGACGATGATCGATTACGTCGGTTTCTCTTTCATGGCGATAGGATTAGGCGCTTTGCAGATCGTGCTGGATAAAGGGCAGGAGGTTGATTGGTTCCAATCGCCCTGGCTTTGCAAGATGTCGGTGCTTACCTGTATCGCCCTTATAGTATTTGTTTTTTGGGAATTGCGGGTAAAGCATCCCGTAGTTAATTTTCAAATATTAAAAGACAGGAATTTTTCCGGAGGATTGATAGCGGCTACGTTTATAGGCGCCTCCATGTACGGCATCATGACTTTAATGCCGCTATTTTATCAAACGCTTCTCGGTTATTCCGCTTATTTAGGCGGGCTGGCGTCTGCCGTTCTCGGAATAGGGGCGTTCGTTTCAGCCATAGCTGTCGGGATATTGAGCAGACGTTTCGACGGACGGATATTTTTTGTGCTGGGTATGTCAATCCTGGGTGTAGCCTGTTTTTATATGGCCGGCATTAATCTGCAGATCGGTATTTTCAGCATGTTAGTGCCTACCATCGCTATCGGTTTCGGGATAAGCACAGCCTTTGTTCCGCTGTCGGTGCTTGCCGTCGGGAATCTCGCGAACAAGGATATGGGGAACGGCTCGGGCCTTTTTAATCTCATGAGGAATATAGGAGGAAGCATAGGCATAGCGATGACCACAACGATGCTTTCGCGTATGTCGCAGGTGCATCAGACATTTCTCGTAGGACACCTTACGCCGTATGATGCCGTGTATCGGCAGACATCTCAGGCTATGGGTCGCGGAATGGGCGATGGCTTGATCTATCAAAACTTATTGCGTCAATCCGCGCTTCTTGCGTATATAGATAGTTTCTATTCGTTTGGCGCGATGGCTATTCTGTGCGCATTTACGGTGTTCCTCTTCCGTAAGGTTAAAAATACGGGAATGATCGCGGCGCATTAA
- the lpxD gene encoding UDP-3-O-(3-hydroxymyristoyl)glucosamine N-acyltransferase, producing MKIRELAKMIGGAVEGDGNIDINGVSGVETAKSGDMAFALNEERLSGAEKSNVSCVLTNKTIRKSTKTLIRVTNPKLSFLISSNILNVPPVRESFIHPTAVVSDKAHLGKGVWIGSGVSIEEGVIIGDHVIIESNSVIKKNCEMGSFCHIHPNVTLYENTILQKNVILHSGVVAGSDGFGYVKDNGSVYKFPQLGKVIIRDNVEIGANTTIDKGSLSDTIIDEGTKIDNLCQIAHNVKIGKNMLMAAQCGISGSTTVGNNVTIGGQAGIADNVTIGNDVIIGAKSAVIGNVKSGAIVWGIPARPIAQTKRQMAVLSWITKNFKKISRS from the coding sequence ATGAAGATAAGGGAATTAGCAAAGATGATAGGTGGTGCGGTTGAAGGTGACGGCAATATCGATATAAACGGAGTAAGCGGCGTAGAGACCGCAAAATCCGGAGATATGGCGTTTGCGCTTAACGAAGAAAGGCTGTCGGGCGCCGAAAAAAGTAACGTCTCCTGCGTATTGACAAATAAAACCATAAGAAAATCCACAAAAACTCTTATACGGGTAACGAACCCAAAACTATCCTTTCTTATAAGCAGTAATATATTGAATGTGCCGCCGGTCAGGGAGTCGTTCATACATCCGACAGCCGTTGTTTCCGATAAAGCTCATCTCGGAAAAGGGGTGTGGATCGGTTCGGGCGTATCGATAGAAGAAGGCGTGATAATCGGAGATCATGTAATTATAGAGTCCAATTCCGTAATAAAGAAAAATTGCGAAATGGGTTCGTTTTGCCATATTCACCCTAATGTAACGCTGTATGAAAATACTATATTACAGAAAAATGTTATCCTGCATAGCGGTGTGGTGGCAGGGTCGGACGGATTTGGATATGTAAAAGATAATGGCAGCGTATATAAGTTCCCTCAGCTTGGAAAAGTAATTATCAGAGACAACGTCGAAATAGGCGCGAATACTACCATAGATAAGGGGTCTTTGAGCGATACGATAATAGATGAGGGCACAAAAATAGATAATCTTTGCCAGATCGCTCACAACGTGAAGATCGGGAAAAATATGCTGATGGCCGCGCAATGCGGCATTTCCGGGAGCACTACCGTCGGGAACAACGTAACGATAGGCGGACAGGCGGGGATCGCGGATAATGTTACGATCGGCAATGACGTAATTATAGGCGCTAAAAGCGCGGTTATCGGCAATGTAAAAAGCGGCGCTATCGTTTGGGGTATCCCGGCCAGGCCGATCGCCCAGACAAAGCGTCAAATGGCAGTTCTTTCGTGGATAACCAAAAACTTTAAAAAAATAAGCAGATCATAA
- a CDS encoding DNA-directed RNA polymerase → MGYQGGGSFGSGPREMHKAVCAECKKECEVPFKPREDRPVYCKDCFSKRKDSGR, encoded by the coding sequence ATGGGTTATCAGGGAGGCGGCAGTTTCGGTTCAGGTCCAAGAGAGATGCACAAAGCGGTATGCGCTGAGTGTAAGAAAGAATGTGAAGTGCCATTTAAGCCCAGAGAAGATCGTCCGGTATATTGCAAGGATTGTTTCTCTAAGCGCAAGGATAGCGGGCGTTAA